The proteins below are encoded in one region of Salmo salar chromosome ssa02, Ssal_v3.1, whole genome shotgun sequence:
- the LOC106579099 gene encoding E3 ubiquitin-protein ligase RNF144B, which yields MANNSSPARGQSQGQGSIANSSPSQPLGQAGAVVASSSTQPDVVVYCKLCLSEHPSAATSTLHTCDCVFCTPCLQQYVQLAIREGGGSPVTCPDMACQRTGVLLHSEIACFASADQVELYQRLEFERGVQLDPSRAWCPVLECQAVCSVGPSSEGHPTSVPCPACHTVFCSGCRGPWQDGHTCPEHQPMTSSSSASESRGRSCSDSDLPIKQCPMCGVYIERNQGCAQMLCKSCKHTFCWYCLQNLDGDIFLRHYDKGPCRNKLGHSRASVMWNRTQVLGILVGVSVIVLVASPLLLLASPCILCCLCKPCRGKKKRRKKKELTQTDIQPELSPTKS from the exons ATGGCCAACAACAGCAGTCCAGCCCGGGGCCAGAGCCAGGGTCAGGGCTCCATAGCCAACAGCAGTCCATCACAGCCTCTGGGCCAGGCCGGGGCTGTAGtggcctcctcctccacccagcCTGATGTGGTGGTCTACTGCAAGCTGTGCCTTAGTGAGCACCCCTCAGCAGCAACCAGCACGCTGCACACCTGTGACTGTGTCTTCTGCACCCCG TGTCTGCAGCAGTATGTTCAGCTGGCCATCCGGGAGGGTGGGGGCAGCCCGGTCACATGTCCAGACATGGCTTGTCAGAGGACAGGAGTCCTACTCCACTCAGAG ATAGCCTGTTTTGCCTCTGCGGATCAGGTTGAGCTGTACCAGCGGCTGGAGTTTGAACGAG GGGTGCAGCTGGATCCTAGTAGAGCATGGTGTCCGGTGTTGGAGTGCCAGGCTGTCTGCAGCGTCGGGCCCAGCTCAGAGGGCCATCCTACGTCCGTGCCCTGTCCAGCCTGCCACACCGTCTTCTGCTCTGGCTGTAGAGGGCCCTGGCAGGACGGGCACACTTGCCCCGAGCACCAGCCtatgacatcatcatcatctgcctCAGAgagcag GGGCCGGTCATGCAGTGACTCTGATCTGCCCATCAAGCAGTGCCCCATGTGTGGTGTGTACATCGAGAGGAACCAAGGCTGTGCCCAGATGCTGTGTAAGAGCTGCAAACACACCTTCTGCTGGTACTGTCTGCAGAACCTGGAT GGTGATATATTCCTGAGGCACTATGATAAGGGGCCATGCAGGAACAAGCTGGGCCACTCCCGAGCCTCCGTCATGTGGAACAGAACACAG GTGTTGGGCATCCTGGTTGGCGTCAGTGTCATCGTGCTGGTGGCCTCGCCTCTCCTCCTGCTGGCTTCGCCCTGCATCCTGTGCTGCCTGTGCAAGCCTTGCCGAGgcaaaaagaagaggaggaagaagaaagagctcacacagacagacatacagccaGAACTCAGTCCCACCAAGTCATGA